The following are encoded together in the Culex pipiens pallens isolate TS chromosome 1, TS_CPP_V2, whole genome shotgun sequence genome:
- the LOC120429982 gene encoding LOW QUALITY PROTEIN: uncharacterized protein LOC120429982 (The sequence of the model RefSeq protein was modified relative to this genomic sequence to represent the inferred CDS: inserted 2 bases in 1 codon): MRLWRQPAEPLPPVEVNNCPTPMLQTAVVDLGDGSNRPVPCRIPLDSGSQINFISTSMTDRFKLKRVPANVPICGIGGQTTNTRESTTVQLQSRYSGFTVDVECLVVPKSFLKLEEVPKRRLECSEVPAKRTQSSPKYRDYRLGCFPCLVRTLEPIVGVPLVPETALRCLQQLPVAALSKDATTPEKKKRKLQAEKEGDFGKWSWKRPHRIRHRSEIGKKPGHKEHCVIPRGAASEKEMERFHEVVHQRELAQGKLVSILDSLRDATTLTWAALKTYQKEVEAAYDAYHTAYGQILGMVPSTSRDEHDELYDAFDDLHTEVLTVIEAGLLEVXCTNVMAIDETPKSSWKQLEELLDSDQPEFTIQHGERSENAKTEQPKVIETNKIADVEDTSQPAKEPPGQTVTDNPGQQQMAMTAGREPAQMCDVCGLGQHKSWKCPQFLAMTAPQRLIKTKEKQLCFNCLRTGHTSVQCVSTGACATCEERHHTLLHAEYRRNPKQPTKQTKVEQPVAPQQAYTSPVTTEASSSGQGQLAPDALSAVADSRNKPCSPHPCSCLLITTQHELDRHHANELADIEEQSRSNTMAIPAGVQLAVRVNLVALRETSFSQVLDGTIGSGAAHEEAVLIQGTEFEDRPNLEQHTEACAREVGETYKETSLVSDQTAQGRFYLLFQAMLRTSKTTLAFQAERFQGGETRCSARLQSTLLTAARTSTPHKAAAVGTQLRFDERSKHRTTAAPVIMKKTKSGSGRTHPHQRSVCADPLTKRTSGNTGDGPSGSETRCRFPTIGKQQEALKFILQVVQSFWQPLRLSTALVRNNTTCKYYTKLSNGMTQVRSWSKPKKPPEETTQDLPDTFGQQTGAGMTRRRKCDLWIAWRSLAVLRGWRMFEPEPVSSKKILVWFWQHCASVMTTATKVATQPASLPTAKKTRATTCARQQARQSWQQRVDDDAVKGSRETTCAAKTRR; encoded by the exons ATGCGTCTCTGGCGTCAACCCGCTGAACCACTTCCGCCAGTGGAAGTGAACAACTGTCCCACTCCGATGCTTCAAACAGCGGTCGTCGATCTGGGCGACGGCAGCAATCGACCTGTGCCGTGTCGCATCCCTTTGGATAGCGGATCACAGATAAACTTTATTTCTACCTCGATGACTGATCGTTTTAAACTAAAAAGAGTTCCCGCAAACGTCCCGATCTGCGGCATCGGAGGTCAGACGACGAATACCAGGGAGTCGACAACCGTTCAGCTCCAGTCCCGATACAGCGGATTCACGGTGGACGTGGAGTGCCTGGTCGTCCCGAAG AGTTTTCTGAAGCTGGAAGAGGTTCCGAAAAGAAGACTCGAGTGTAGTGAAGTTCCGGCCAAGAGGACACAAAGTTCCCCCAAGTACCGCGATTACAGACTTGGCTGTTTTCCGTGCTTGGTTCGGACACTGGAACCGATCGTTGGTGTTCCTCTTGTGCCGGAAACTGCCCTAAGGTGCCTGCAGCAACTCCCGGTTGCGGCGCTGAGCAAGGACGCGACGACTCCAGAGAAGAAGAAGCGGAAGTTGCAGGCAGAGAAGGAAGGAGATTTCGGGAAGTGGTCCTGGAA GCGGCCACACCGAATAAGACACCGGAGTGAGATCGGCAAGAAGCCCGGTCACAAAGAGCACTGCGTGATCCCCAGAGGAGCAGCAAGTGAAAAGGAGATGGAGCGGTTCCACGAAGTCGTCCACCAGCGTGAGCTGGCTCAAGGTAAGCTCGTATCTATTCTTGACAGCTTGAGAGATGCCACGACGCTCACATGGGCAGCGTTGAAGACGTACCAGAAGGAGGTAGAAGCCGCGTACGACGCGTACCACACGGCGTACGGGCAAATCCTTGGCATGGTTCCGTCAACCTCACGGGACGAGCATGATGAGCTTTACGACGCCTTCGATGACCTGCACACGGAGGTCCTAACGGTTATCGAAGCAGGGTTGCTTGAAGT ATGCACCAACGTGATGGCCATCGACGAAACCCCGAAGAGTTCCTGGAAGCAGCTGGAAGAGCTGCTGGACAGTGATCAACCGGAGTTTACCATCCAGCATGGTGAACGGTCCGAGAACGCCAAGACTGAGCAGCCCAAGGTCATCGAGACGAACAAGATAGCTGACGTGGAGGACACGTCACAACCTGCCAAGGAGCCACCCGGACAAACCGTAACGGACAACCCGGGTCAGCAGCAAATGGCCATGACCGCCGGAAGAGAGCCGGCACAGATGTGCGACGTGTGCGGACTAGGCCAGCACAAGAGCTGGAAGTGTCCGCAGTTCCTAGCGATGACAGCCCCCCAGCGGCTGATCAAGACAAAGGAGAAGCAACTCTGCTTCAATTGCCTCCGGACGGGACATACCTCGGTGCAGTGTGTGTCCACCGGAGCGTGCGCGACGTGCGAGGAGCGGCACCACACCCTGCTGCACGCCGAGTACCGGAGAAACCCAAAGCAACCGACAAAACAAACGAAGGTGGAGCAACCTGTTGCTCCACAACAAGCCTACACGAGTCCAGTGACGACAGAAGCCAGCTCCTCTGGACAAGGACAACTAGCGCCCGACGCGCTGTCAGCCGTCGCGGACTCTCGGAATAAACCCTGCAGCCCACACCCCTGCAGTTGTTTATTAATAACTACACAACATGAACTGGACAGACACCACGCGAACGAGTTGGCTGACATCGAAGAGCAGTCACGTTCCAACACCATGGCGATTCCTGCTGGAGTTCAACTCGCCGTCAGAGTCAACTTGGTGGCTCTGCGCGAGACGAGCTTCAGCCAGGTCTTGGACGGCACGATTGGAAGTGGCGCAGCACACGAAGAAGCGGTCCTGATTCAAGGCACGGAGTTTGAGGATCGACCCAACTTGGAGCAGCACACCGAAGCCTGCGCACGAGAAGTTGGTGAAACCTACAAGGAAACAAGTTTAGTGAGTGATCAAACAGCACAAGGAAGGTTTTACCTGCTGTTCCAGGCGATGCTACGCACATCGAAGACAACGCTGGCTTTCCAAGCCGAGCGTTTCCAAGGAGGAGAGACAAGGTGCAGCGCCCGGCTGCAATCAACGCTCTTGACGGCGGCGCGTACAAGTACGCCGCACAAGGCTGCTGCAGTTGGCACACAGCTGAGGTTTGATGAGCGTTCAAAGCATCGAACAACTGCAGCACCAGTGATTATGAAGAAGACAAAGAGTGGCTCTGGAAGAACCCACCCACACCAGCGGTCGGTGTGCGCCGACCCACTGACGAAGAGGACGTCTGGGAACACTGGAGATGGTCCAAGTGGAAGCGAAACAAGATGCCGGTTTCCGACAATCGGCAAGCAACAGGAAGCACTGAAGTTCATCCTTCAAGTCGTCCAGTCCTTTTGGCAGCCCCTGCGATTGTCAACTGCGCTTGTACGAAACAACACGACCTGTAAGTACTACACGAAGTTAAGCAACGGGATGACACAAGTTCGCAGCTGGTCGAAGCCAAAGAAGCCCCCCGAAGAAACAACTCAAGACTTGCCTGATACTTTTGGACAACAGACGGGAGCCGGAATGACTAGAAGGCGGAAGTGTGACCTCTGGATTGCATGGAGATCACTTGCAGTTCTTCGCGGGTGGAGGATGTTCGAGCCTGAACCTGTCAGCTCGAAGaaaattttggtttggttttggcaGCACTGCGCTTCTGTGATGACAACTGCCACGAAGGTGGCAACCCAGCCTGCGTCGTTGCCAACAGCGAAAAAGACGCGCGCAACGACGTGTGCTCGGCAGCAAGCGAGACAGAGCTGGCAACAGCgcgtcgacgacgacgccgtGAAGGGATCGCGCGAAACGACGTGCGCGGCAAAAACGCGCCGTTGA